The Arachis ipaensis cultivar K30076 chromosome B03, Araip1.1, whole genome shotgun sequence region TGTATTGACATTGTGGCCAAGTTTCACCTACTCTGTTAGCCACTTAGTGATAGACATGTATTGAAGGACATACATATTGAATTGGAGTTAATGTCAAGAGAAAATATTTCACTTATTGGTGTCATGGCATCTTTAACAGTCTTCAATGTTAAGTCTAATGCTCCAGCAATTATTGTAGCTTCATGAAGTGACAACTCTCCCCCTTTACCTGCCTAATAATGAATGAAAATAAACCTTAGCATGTGGCTGTAAAAGTATGATAAAGTTTCTCAATAAAAAAAAGCTAACCTCATTGGAATGTAAATGAACCAAAGTCTTGAGCTCTTCTCTTCCTAGAAGTGCACTATGCCCCTTGCCAAAAAGCCAATCCAACACCTAAAGAACATGGCTAAatttatctaaaatgtcatgttTTCAAAATATAGGAGTATCAAATCAAGTGTTATATATTAAGTGACACATTATCTTTGAAATGTTGCTAATATCGGTTGCTAatgaaattgtaatttttttatatactaatttTAATGCCATGTGATTTAGTATTATTTACTAATAGAAGAAAAATGATATATAATGATTTATTAAGTGAGTCAACTATGATAACTTAATATTTAAGCAATAAAAGGACTATACCTTACTAATTGGATATGCAATGAGGAAGAAAATCAACAGAAGTACTTTCACAAAGAGAGTCACGGTTGCCGCAACACTCAAACCATATCTAGAGCACAATACTTGAGGGATAATCTAAGATCAAATTTGTAACATGAGAAATTAAACAAAGTACAAAAATATATGTACATAACTATCAATCTATGTACAAATGTTCCCATAAAAGGTATAGAAATTTTACCTTAGCAATGATACCTAAAAGGGTAGCTGATATGATTATTGCAAGCCACTCTGGGAACATTTTCTCCATAAAAAGAGAAACCCCCTTGTATAACACAAATTTTGTTTAGATTAATCATACCAAAATTGACATGGAGGAACATGCCTTGTTCACATAAATGATAAAATCAAATATTGTATAAAGTAGCTGAAAAGTTTAGAAATGATCTATGTGAACATACCTCCAATGCCAATGATTTAGCTACGAGGAGGGCGCCTAAAAGTAAATGCTCATTCTTAATAATTAGCATAATCTTTGCtgcaaataatataaaaaaaagttttcaatACTTAACAAAATAGAGGGACAAATGGTTCCAAGTTCAATGTTTGTTTCTTCTCCAAAATTTTTCCTTTAATTATAGCCtctactatttttttttcttttattattaatatttggtTAGATATTTTCACAAACTTTAGATTATTAGCAAGCAACTAACATTGtatatgtgtatataaaaaaGTAGAGACTTGGATAAAGTAAATGTCTCTTAAAACAAAAATGATGTATCAATTTTAAAgagtacaaaaaaaaaataatgtcaTGCATACCATATTGTACAGAAGTCCGCTGCTTTATGTCTTTAATCTGAGGGCAATTCCCTTGAAAGCTTGATCTGTTTGACAGAATTCATGTAAATGTGGAGGTTGAGTAGAATGGCAAAACATGAAATGAGGATTAAATAAGTACCTTGGAACATGCAAACATTTGGGTAAGCTCCCAACAAAGAAGTTATATGAAAAATCTGCAACTTTTAATTGAGACGTACGACACAAGCCAGTTACATTCACATTTGAGGCATACCTGAAGAAAATTATAAGAACTGTAAGAGACAGACTCACCAGAAATAAATTTTGAAGGTGTAGCTTGTATCTTATAATTTAACAGTAAACCAGATAAATTTTCAGAGCTACAATAATTTTTAAAACAACTCAAAGTCAAAGTTCATTTATGCCTCCCTGTCTATGAATTCCTGACCAGACAATAGCAACTCAATTCCAATATTTATACTCACATCTCATGCATAGTTG contains the following coding sequences:
- the LOC107634525 gene encoding DUF21 domain-containing protein At1g47330-like isoform X1, which produces MHEMYASNVNVTGLCRTSQLKVADFSYNFFVGSLPKCLHVPRSSFQGNCPQIKDIKQRTSVQYAKIMLIIKNEHLLLGALLVAKSLALEGVSLFMEKMFPEWLAIIISATLLGIIAKIIPQVLCSRYGLSVAATVTLFVKVLLLIFFLIAYPISKVLDWLFGKGHSALLGREELKTLVHLHSNEAGKGGELSLHEATIIAGALDLTLKTVKDAMTPISEIFSLDINSNSILGETWPLYEILNQFQKGQSHMAVAIKGEVNIKDAATYSHGLHAFEMVDYTSISTDASNLTSQETEYYSATLKNAMKLEGDSDALRTRSQHESKANVSFEKSTNDSEASSKWLSKDDDNQGDKVAAFPVLNEFMSDSNKSLFTLL
- the LOC107634525 gene encoding DUF21 domain-containing protein At4g33700-like isoform X2: MHEMYASNVNVTGLCRTSQLKVADFSYNFFVGSLPKCLHVPRSSFQGNCPQIKDIKQRTSVQYAKIMLIIKNEHLLLGALLVAKSLALEGVSLFMEKMFPEWLAIIISATLLGIIAKIIPQVLCSRYGLSVAATVTLFVKVLLLIFFLIAYPISKVLDWLFGKGHSALLGREELKTLVHLHSNEAGKGGELSLHEATIIAGALDLTLKTVKDAMTPISEIFSLDINSNSICETWPLYEILNQFQKGQSHMAVAIKGEVNIKDAATYSHGLHAFEMVDYTSISTDASNLTSQETEYYSATLKNAMKLEGDSDALRTRSQHESKANVSFEKSTNDSEASSKWLSKDDDNQGDKVAAFPVLNEFMSDSNKSLFTLL